In Musa acuminata AAA Group cultivar baxijiao chromosome BXJ3-9, Cavendish_Baxijiao_AAA, whole genome shotgun sequence, a single genomic region encodes these proteins:
- the LOC135649574 gene encoding helicase-like transcription factor CHR28 isoform X1 encodes MAVAPGNSSDNLGDNDALLLDDNLSISVEGLYAFLDEQPFDPVDDQSQITFEGSDRGKQSGGPTDPVNAFQPNAGFSKSSAHGEFNETLASQWTTSNFLGVSDCKKETNLGFSFGSEQSSNSPLIPVSGHTSAVSAHADSKSMFAYPLSRFGFSNQEYDFSSMNLVGSSRDSLISSNFNSQQLQYLSNCPFGNAEEAGLDVSHYVDFGCDLYSDSDQKDFDELRAGISQQNRFKMYESYADDSLNTMTREEKTGLTDCKLYDDRNAALKNSLEEKCLYTNSSMDVDSTFLKSIISKLNATEATNMVYNAHGNCCVPYRESPTDGVLRGLRNTVQGQFPHLIVSHQKDVIKQIYNENEDHLYPFQSSTRSSAVELDKALASVGSLIQMADTDEPLPDICVEQNYLDDVSLKSESSIDSSPLPSTRNSIFDNIPATDASLKWFPHSYPNLHNKRQKTSTNTGREELVQEFHYIQHNSLKHSDDDVLNVSSTVSCISVDDDDADICILDDVSNFAHPLAPTVIIKNQTMLEQSGYIQTYQPRLGGTRLKADDERLTLWLELQDLSQQRSEAILPDEGMMSVSLLRHQRIALFWMVQKETASPHCSGGILADDQGLGKTISTIALILMERSPSHQPLSCMGKQDRPESLHLDDDDDCGDFSEISGVKKPQISGLMVDSGSKKREYPVMAVPSRPAAGTLIVCPTSVLRQWAEELKTRVTSSANLSFLVYHGNNRTKDPHELRKYDVVLTTYAIVSMEVPKQPLVGEDDEKRKHDSLIRHMADKKRKGSPSSLKKCMKNGIETQSALLKSSVRPLARVWWFRVILDEAQSIKNHRTQVARACWGLRAKRRWCLSGTPIQNAVDDLYSYFRFLGYQPYADYGSFCSMIKNTISRNPKNGYKKLQAVLKTIMLRRTKGTMINGEPIITLPPKIVTLKKVDFSEGERAFYTNLEAESREQFKVYANEGTVKENYVNILLMLLRLRQACDHRLLVNGCSSNSVKSSSIEMVKKLPEGKQNHLLSCLEAGLAICTICNDPPEDAVVTVCGHVFCNQCICEHLDGDDNICPSADCKVRLNVSSVFSKITLVSSIRDLPGNSCSSSGCSSKMVDAVKISGNRSSSYSSKVKAAIEILQSLPKSQCSLPNCNSEKSNGETDGSLQHGVTVSQRCSVHTNDGKNFDLKCQPSEKAIVFSQWTRMLDLLEVPLKDSCIQYRRLDGTMSIAAREKAIKDFNLLPEVTVMIMSLKAASLGLNLVVACHVLLLDLWWNPTTEDQAIDRAHRIGQTRPVTVSRLMVRNTVEDRILALQEKKREMVASAFGEDESGTRQTRLTVEDLNYLFNV; translated from the exons ATGGCCGTCGCTCCGGGGAATTCGTCCGATAACCTCGGCGACAACGACGCCCTTCTACTTGACGACAATCTTTCGATCAGCGTCGAGGGCCTCTACGCCTTCCTCGATGAGCAGCCTTTCGACCCGGTCGACGACCAGTCCCAG ATTACTTTTGAAGGTTCAGACCGAGGCAAGCAATCTGGTGGTCCAACAGATCCTGTTAATGCCTTTCAGCCTAATGCTG GGTTTTCAAAATCTTCAGCTCATGGAGAGTTCAATGAAACACTTGCTTCTCAATGGACAACATCAAATTTTCTGGGTGTATCAGattgtaaaaaagaaacaaatttaggaTTTTCTTTTGGATCAGAACAAAGTTCCAACTCTCCCTTAATCCCAGTGAGTGGTCACACCAGTGCTGTCTCAGCACATGCTGATTCCAAAAGCATGTTTGCTTATCCTTTGAGtcgttttggattttcaaatcagGAATATGATTTTAGTTCAATGAATTTGGTTGGAAGTTCCCGTGATAGTTTGATAAGTAGCAACTTCAACAGTCAACAATTGCAGTATCTATCGAATTGTCCCTTTGGTAATGCTGAAGAAGCAGGTCTAGATGTCTCACATTATGTAGACTTCGGTTGTGATTTGTACTCGGACAGTGATCAAAAGGACTTTGATGAGTTGAGAGCTGGAATTTCACAGCAGAATAGGTTCAAAATGTATGAATCTTATGCAGATG ATTCATTAAATACTATGACAAGAGAAGAAAAGACTGGTTTAACTGATTGCAAGCTCTATGATGACAGAAATGCTGCTCTGAAAAATTCTCTGGAGGAAAAATGTCTATATACTAATTCATCTATGGATGTTGATTCAACTTTTCTAAAGTCCATTATTTCTAAGTTGAATGCTACTGAGGCAACAAATATGGTGTACAATGCTCATGGCAATTGCTGTGTGCCATATAGAGAGTCTCCTACTGATGGTGTCTTAAGAGGTTTAAGAAACACAGTACAAGGTCAGTTCCCTCATTTAATTGTGTCACATCAGAAGGACGTAATAAAACAAATATACAATGAAAATGAGGATCATCTATATCCATTCCAGAGTTCAACTAGAAGCAGTGCAGTGGAGTTGGACAAAGCATTGGCATCAGTTGGGTCCTTGATTCAAATGGCAGATACTGATGAACCACTGCCAGACATATGTGTGGAGCAGAATTATCTAGATGATGTTAGTCTTAAGAGTGAATCTAGTATAGATTCCTCTCCACTACCATCTACTAGAAATTCTATCTTTGATAATATACCTGCCACTGATGCATCATTAAAATGGTTCCCTCATTCTTATCCAAATCTACACAATAAGCGGCAAAAGACTTCAACAAATACTGGAAGAGAAGAACTGGTGCAagaatttcattacatacaacacAACAGTCTCAAGCATAGTGATGATGATGTTCTTAATGTGAGTTCTACGGTAAGCTGCATAAGtgtggatgatgatgatgctgacaTATGTATTCTTGATGATGTCAGCAACTTTGCCCACCCACTTGCACCAACAGTGATTATAAAAAATCAGACAATGTTAGAGCAATCTGGATATATTCAGACATATCAGCCTAGGTTGGGAGGGACAAGGCTCAAGGCAGATGATGAGAGATTAACTCTTTGGCTAGAATTGCAG GATCTTTCTCAGCAAAGATCTGAGGCTATTCTTCCTGATGAGGGAATGATGTCAGTTTCTCTATTGAGACACCAG CGTATAGCTTTATTTTGGATGGTACAAAAGGAAACGGCCAGTCCACACTGCAGTGGTGGAATACTTGCAGATGATCAG GGACTAGGTAAAACAATATCTACGATAGCACTAATCCTGATGGAGAGATCTCCATCACACCAACCGTTGTCTTGCATGGGTAAACAAGATAGACCGGAGTCTTTACatttggatgatgatgatgactgtgGTGATTTCTCCGAGATTAGTGGAGTAAAGAAGCCCCAGATTTCTGGTCTTATGGTGGACAGTGGATCCAAGAAAAGGGAGTACCCTGTGATGGCTGTACCGAGTAGGCCTGCAGCAGGAACTTTGATTGTTTGCCCTACAAGTGTACTTCGACAATGGGCTGAGGAACTGAAAACTAGAGTTACTAGCAGTGCTAATCTGTCATTTTTAGTGTATCATGGTAATAACAGAACGAAGGACCCCCATGAGCTCAGAAAATATGATGTTGTATTGACAACATATGCAATTGTAAGCATGGAAGTCCCCAAGCAACCACTTGTTGGTGAAGATGATGAGAAAAGAAAACATGATAGTCTCATCAGACATATGGCTGATAAAAAAAGGAAGGGTTCTCCAAGCTCCTTGAAAAAATGCATGAAAAATGGAATTGAAACACAGAGTGCATTGCTCAAGTCGTCTGTTCGACCTCTTGCTAGAGTTTGGTGGTTCAGGGTAATTCTGGATGAAGCTCAAAGCATTAAGAATCACAGGACTCAAGTTGCAAGGGCATGTTGGGGTCTGCGGGCTAAGAGAAGGTGGTGCTTGTCTGGGACTCCCATACAGAATGCAGTTGATGACCTCTATAGCTATTTCAGATTTCTCGGATATCAGCCATATGCTGATTATGGATCTTTTTGTTCCATGATAAAGAATACAATAAGCCGGAATCCAAAAAATGGTTACAAAAAGCTTCAAGCTGTTTTGAAGACTATAATGCTACGCCGTACTAAAG GCACTATGATTAATGGTGAGCCTATTATTACCCTGCCGCCAAAGATTGTCACTTTGAAGAAGGTGGACTTCTCGGAAGGGGAACGTGCTTTCTACACTAATCTAGAAGCTGAATCTCGAGAGCAGTTTAAG GTTTATGCAAATGAAGGGACTGTCAAGGAGAACTATGTGAATATTTTGTTGATGCTCCTACGTCTTAGGCAGGCTTGTGATCATCGCCTTTTGGTAAATGGATGTAGTTCTAATTCTGTCAAGAGCTCTTCCATAGAAATGGTTAAGAAACTTCCTGAAGGGAAACAGAATCATCTTTTGAGTTGCTTGGAAGCTGGCTTAGCTATTTGTACCATCTGTAAT GATCCACCTGAGGATGCAGTGGTTACAGTCTGTGGACATGTTTTCTGTAATCAATGTATTTGTGAGCATCTTGATGGGGATGACAACATCTGCCCTTCAGCTGACTGCAAAGTTCGATTAAATGTTTCTTCAGTATTTTCCAAAATTACATTGGTAAGTTCTATACGGGACTTACCTGGTAACAGTTGCAGCTCCAGCGGTTGCAGTTCTAAAATGGTAGATGCAGTTAAAATTAGTGGAAATAGGTCGTCTTCTTATTCTTCTAAAGTAAAAGCAGCTATTGAGATCTTGCAATCACTGCCTAAATCTCAATGTTCTCTTCCAAACTGCAACTCTGAGAAATCTAATGGAGAAACTGATGGCTCCTTGCAACATGGTGTCACAGTTTCACAGAGATGTTCTGTGCATACAAATGATGGAAAAAACTTTGATCTAAAGTGTCAACCATCTGAAAAGGCCATTGTCTTCTCTCAGTGGACAAGGATGCTGGATTTGTTGGAGGTTCCATTGAAAGATTCATGTATACAATATAGGAGGCTTGATGGGACAATGTCCATTGCTGCTAGGGAGAAAGCAATTAAAGATTTCAACTTGCTTCCAGAG GTTACTGTAATGATTATGTCCCTGAAAGCTGCAAGTCTTGGTCTGAATTTGGTAGTGGCCTGTCACGTTCTTCTTCTCGACTTATGGTGGAATCCTACTACTGAGGACCAGGCAATTGACAGAGCGCACAGAATTGGGCAGACTCGTCCTGTCACTGTTTCACGCTTAATGGTCAGGAACACAGTGGAAGATCGCATCTTGGCTCTCCAG GAAAAGAAGAGGGAGATGGTAGCTTCTGCATTTGGCGAAGATGAATCAGGTACTCGCCAAACACGCTTGACAGTGGAGGACCTAAACTATCTGTTCAATGTGTAG
- the LOC135649574 gene encoding helicase-like transcription factor CHR28 isoform X4: MAVAPGNSSDNLGDNDALLLDDNLSISVEGLYAFLDEQPFDPVDDQSQITFEGSDRGKQSGGPTDPVNAFQPNADSLNTMTREEKTGLTDCKLYDDRNAALKNSLEEKCLYTNSSMDVDSTFLKSIISKLNATEATNMVYNAHGNCCVPYRESPTDGVLRGLRNTVQGQFPHLIVSHQKDVIKQIYNENEDHLYPFQSSTRSSAVELDKALASVGSLIQMADTDEPLPDICVEQNYLDDVSLKSESSIDSSPLPSTRNSIFDNIPATDASLKWFPHSYPNLHNKRQKTSTNTGREELVQEFHYIQHNSLKHSDDDVLNVSSTVSCISVDDDDADICILDDVSNFAHPLAPTVIIKNQTMLEQSGYIQTYQPRLGGTRLKADDERLTLWLELQDLSQQRSEAILPDEGMMSVSLLRHQRIALFWMVQKETASPHCSGGILADDQGLGKTISTIALILMERSPSHQPLSCMGKQDRPESLHLDDDDDCGDFSEISGVKKPQISGLMVDSGSKKREYPVMAVPSRPAAGTLIVCPTSVLRQWAEELKTRVTSSANLSFLVYHGNNRTKDPHELRKYDVVLTTYAIVSMEVPKQPLVGEDDEKRKHDSLIRHMADKKRKGSPSSLKKCMKNGIETQSALLKSSVRPLARVWWFRVILDEAQSIKNHRTQVARACWGLRAKRRWCLSGTPIQNAVDDLYSYFRFLGYQPYADYGSFCSMIKNTISRNPKNGYKKLQAVLKTIMLRRTKGTMINGEPIITLPPKIVTLKKVDFSEGERAFYTNLEAESREQFKVYANEGTVKENYVNILLMLLRLRQACDHRLLVNGCSSNSVKSSSIEMVKKLPEGKQNHLLSCLEAGLAICTICNDPPEDAVVTVCGHVFCNQCICEHLDGDDNICPSADCKVRLNVSSVFSKITLVSSIRDLPGNSCSSSGCSSKMVDAVKISGNRSSSYSSKVKAAIEILQSLPKSQCSLPNCNSEKSNGETDGSLQHGVTVSQRCSVHTNDGKNFDLKCQPSEKAIVFSQWTRMLDLLEVPLKDSCIQYRRLDGTMSIAAREKAIKDFNLLPEVTVMIMSLKAASLGLNLVVACHVLLLDLWWNPTTEDQAIDRAHRIGQTRPVTVSRLMVRNTVEDRILALQEKKREMVASAFGEDESGTRQTRLTVEDLNYLFNV; this comes from the exons ATGGCCGTCGCTCCGGGGAATTCGTCCGATAACCTCGGCGACAACGACGCCCTTCTACTTGACGACAATCTTTCGATCAGCGTCGAGGGCCTCTACGCCTTCCTCGATGAGCAGCCTTTCGACCCGGTCGACGACCAGTCCCAG ATTACTTTTGAAGGTTCAGACCGAGGCAAGCAATCTGGTGGTCCAACAGATCCTGTTAATGCCTTTCAGCCTAATGCTG ATTCATTAAATACTATGACAAGAGAAGAAAAGACTGGTTTAACTGATTGCAAGCTCTATGATGACAGAAATGCTGCTCTGAAAAATTCTCTGGAGGAAAAATGTCTATATACTAATTCATCTATGGATGTTGATTCAACTTTTCTAAAGTCCATTATTTCTAAGTTGAATGCTACTGAGGCAACAAATATGGTGTACAATGCTCATGGCAATTGCTGTGTGCCATATAGAGAGTCTCCTACTGATGGTGTCTTAAGAGGTTTAAGAAACACAGTACAAGGTCAGTTCCCTCATTTAATTGTGTCACATCAGAAGGACGTAATAAAACAAATATACAATGAAAATGAGGATCATCTATATCCATTCCAGAGTTCAACTAGAAGCAGTGCAGTGGAGTTGGACAAAGCATTGGCATCAGTTGGGTCCTTGATTCAAATGGCAGATACTGATGAACCACTGCCAGACATATGTGTGGAGCAGAATTATCTAGATGATGTTAGTCTTAAGAGTGAATCTAGTATAGATTCCTCTCCACTACCATCTACTAGAAATTCTATCTTTGATAATATACCTGCCACTGATGCATCATTAAAATGGTTCCCTCATTCTTATCCAAATCTACACAATAAGCGGCAAAAGACTTCAACAAATACTGGAAGAGAAGAACTGGTGCAagaatttcattacatacaacacAACAGTCTCAAGCATAGTGATGATGATGTTCTTAATGTGAGTTCTACGGTAAGCTGCATAAGtgtggatgatgatgatgctgacaTATGTATTCTTGATGATGTCAGCAACTTTGCCCACCCACTTGCACCAACAGTGATTATAAAAAATCAGACAATGTTAGAGCAATCTGGATATATTCAGACATATCAGCCTAGGTTGGGAGGGACAAGGCTCAAGGCAGATGATGAGAGATTAACTCTTTGGCTAGAATTGCAG GATCTTTCTCAGCAAAGATCTGAGGCTATTCTTCCTGATGAGGGAATGATGTCAGTTTCTCTATTGAGACACCAG CGTATAGCTTTATTTTGGATGGTACAAAAGGAAACGGCCAGTCCACACTGCAGTGGTGGAATACTTGCAGATGATCAG GGACTAGGTAAAACAATATCTACGATAGCACTAATCCTGATGGAGAGATCTCCATCACACCAACCGTTGTCTTGCATGGGTAAACAAGATAGACCGGAGTCTTTACatttggatgatgatgatgactgtgGTGATTTCTCCGAGATTAGTGGAGTAAAGAAGCCCCAGATTTCTGGTCTTATGGTGGACAGTGGATCCAAGAAAAGGGAGTACCCTGTGATGGCTGTACCGAGTAGGCCTGCAGCAGGAACTTTGATTGTTTGCCCTACAAGTGTACTTCGACAATGGGCTGAGGAACTGAAAACTAGAGTTACTAGCAGTGCTAATCTGTCATTTTTAGTGTATCATGGTAATAACAGAACGAAGGACCCCCATGAGCTCAGAAAATATGATGTTGTATTGACAACATATGCAATTGTAAGCATGGAAGTCCCCAAGCAACCACTTGTTGGTGAAGATGATGAGAAAAGAAAACATGATAGTCTCATCAGACATATGGCTGATAAAAAAAGGAAGGGTTCTCCAAGCTCCTTGAAAAAATGCATGAAAAATGGAATTGAAACACAGAGTGCATTGCTCAAGTCGTCTGTTCGACCTCTTGCTAGAGTTTGGTGGTTCAGGGTAATTCTGGATGAAGCTCAAAGCATTAAGAATCACAGGACTCAAGTTGCAAGGGCATGTTGGGGTCTGCGGGCTAAGAGAAGGTGGTGCTTGTCTGGGACTCCCATACAGAATGCAGTTGATGACCTCTATAGCTATTTCAGATTTCTCGGATATCAGCCATATGCTGATTATGGATCTTTTTGTTCCATGATAAAGAATACAATAAGCCGGAATCCAAAAAATGGTTACAAAAAGCTTCAAGCTGTTTTGAAGACTATAATGCTACGCCGTACTAAAG GCACTATGATTAATGGTGAGCCTATTATTACCCTGCCGCCAAAGATTGTCACTTTGAAGAAGGTGGACTTCTCGGAAGGGGAACGTGCTTTCTACACTAATCTAGAAGCTGAATCTCGAGAGCAGTTTAAG GTTTATGCAAATGAAGGGACTGTCAAGGAGAACTATGTGAATATTTTGTTGATGCTCCTACGTCTTAGGCAGGCTTGTGATCATCGCCTTTTGGTAAATGGATGTAGTTCTAATTCTGTCAAGAGCTCTTCCATAGAAATGGTTAAGAAACTTCCTGAAGGGAAACAGAATCATCTTTTGAGTTGCTTGGAAGCTGGCTTAGCTATTTGTACCATCTGTAAT GATCCACCTGAGGATGCAGTGGTTACAGTCTGTGGACATGTTTTCTGTAATCAATGTATTTGTGAGCATCTTGATGGGGATGACAACATCTGCCCTTCAGCTGACTGCAAAGTTCGATTAAATGTTTCTTCAGTATTTTCCAAAATTACATTGGTAAGTTCTATACGGGACTTACCTGGTAACAGTTGCAGCTCCAGCGGTTGCAGTTCTAAAATGGTAGATGCAGTTAAAATTAGTGGAAATAGGTCGTCTTCTTATTCTTCTAAAGTAAAAGCAGCTATTGAGATCTTGCAATCACTGCCTAAATCTCAATGTTCTCTTCCAAACTGCAACTCTGAGAAATCTAATGGAGAAACTGATGGCTCCTTGCAACATGGTGTCACAGTTTCACAGAGATGTTCTGTGCATACAAATGATGGAAAAAACTTTGATCTAAAGTGTCAACCATCTGAAAAGGCCATTGTCTTCTCTCAGTGGACAAGGATGCTGGATTTGTTGGAGGTTCCATTGAAAGATTCATGTATACAATATAGGAGGCTTGATGGGACAATGTCCATTGCTGCTAGGGAGAAAGCAATTAAAGATTTCAACTTGCTTCCAGAG GTTACTGTAATGATTATGTCCCTGAAAGCTGCAAGTCTTGGTCTGAATTTGGTAGTGGCCTGTCACGTTCTTCTTCTCGACTTATGGTGGAATCCTACTACTGAGGACCAGGCAATTGACAGAGCGCACAGAATTGGGCAGACTCGTCCTGTCACTGTTTCACGCTTAATGGTCAGGAACACAGTGGAAGATCGCATCTTGGCTCTCCAG GAAAAGAAGAGGGAGATGGTAGCTTCTGCATTTGGCGAAGATGAATCAGGTACTCGCCAAACACGCTTGACAGTGGAGGACCTAAACTATCTGTTCAATGTGTAG
- the LOC135649574 gene encoding uncharacterized protein LOC135649574 isoform X5, with the protein MAVAPGNSSDNLGDNDALLLDDNLSISVEGLYAFLDEQPFDPVDDQSQITFEGSDRGKQSGGPTDPVNAFQPNAGFSKSSAHGEFNETLASQWTTSNFLGVSDCKKETNLGFSFGSEQSSNSPLIPVSGHTSAVSAHADSKSMFAYPLSRFGFSNQEYDFSSMNLVGSSRDSLISSNFNSQQLQYLSNCPFGNAEEAGLDVSHYVDFGCDLYSDSDQKDFDELRAGISQQNRFKMYESYADDSLNTMTREEKTGLTDCKLYDDRNAALKNSLEEKCLYTNSSMDVDSTFLKSIISKLNATEATNMVYNAHGNCCVPYRESPTDGVLRGLRNTVQGQFPHLIVSHQKDVIKQIYNENEDHLYPFQSSTRSSAVELDKALASVGSLIQMADTDEPLPDICVEQNYLDDVSLKSESSIDSSPLPSTRNSIFDNIPATDASLKWFPHSYPNLHNKRQKTSTNTGREELVQEFHYIQHNSLKHSDDDVLNVSSTVSCISVDDDDADICILDDVSNFAHPLAPTVIIKNQTMLEQSGYIQTYQPRLGGTRLKADDERLTLWLELQDLSQQRSEAILPDEGMMSVSLLRHQRIALFWMVQKETASPHCSGGILADDQGLGKTISTIALILMERSPSHQPLSCMGKQDRPESLHLDDDDDCGDFSEISGVKKPQISGLMVDSGSKKREYPVMAVPSRPAAGTLIVCPTSVLRQWAEELKTRVTSSANLSFLVYHGNNRTKDPHELRKYDVVLTTYAIVSMEVPKQPLVGEDDEKRKHDSLIRHMADKKRKGSPSSLKKCMKNGIETQSALLKSSVRPLARVWWFRVILDEAQSIKNHRTQVARACWGLRAKRRWCLSGTPIQNAVDDLYSYFRFLGYQPYADYGSFCSMIKNTISRNPKNGYKKLQAVLKTIMLRRTKGTMINGEPIITLPPKIVTLKKVDFSEGERAFYTNLEAESREQFKVYANEGTVKENYVNILLMLLRLRQACDHRLLVNGCSSNSVKSSSIEMVKKLPEGKQNHLLSCLEAGLAICTICNDPPEDAVVTVCGHVFCNQCICEHLDGDDNICPSADCKVRLNVSSVFSKITLFHRDVLCIQMMEKTLI; encoded by the exons ATGGCCGTCGCTCCGGGGAATTCGTCCGATAACCTCGGCGACAACGACGCCCTTCTACTTGACGACAATCTTTCGATCAGCGTCGAGGGCCTCTACGCCTTCCTCGATGAGCAGCCTTTCGACCCGGTCGACGACCAGTCCCAG ATTACTTTTGAAGGTTCAGACCGAGGCAAGCAATCTGGTGGTCCAACAGATCCTGTTAATGCCTTTCAGCCTAATGCTG GGTTTTCAAAATCTTCAGCTCATGGAGAGTTCAATGAAACACTTGCTTCTCAATGGACAACATCAAATTTTCTGGGTGTATCAGattgtaaaaaagaaacaaatttaggaTTTTCTTTTGGATCAGAACAAAGTTCCAACTCTCCCTTAATCCCAGTGAGTGGTCACACCAGTGCTGTCTCAGCACATGCTGATTCCAAAAGCATGTTTGCTTATCCTTTGAGtcgttttggattttcaaatcagGAATATGATTTTAGTTCAATGAATTTGGTTGGAAGTTCCCGTGATAGTTTGATAAGTAGCAACTTCAACAGTCAACAATTGCAGTATCTATCGAATTGTCCCTTTGGTAATGCTGAAGAAGCAGGTCTAGATGTCTCACATTATGTAGACTTCGGTTGTGATTTGTACTCGGACAGTGATCAAAAGGACTTTGATGAGTTGAGAGCTGGAATTTCACAGCAGAATAGGTTCAAAATGTATGAATCTTATGCAGATG ATTCATTAAATACTATGACAAGAGAAGAAAAGACTGGTTTAACTGATTGCAAGCTCTATGATGACAGAAATGCTGCTCTGAAAAATTCTCTGGAGGAAAAATGTCTATATACTAATTCATCTATGGATGTTGATTCAACTTTTCTAAAGTCCATTATTTCTAAGTTGAATGCTACTGAGGCAACAAATATGGTGTACAATGCTCATGGCAATTGCTGTGTGCCATATAGAGAGTCTCCTACTGATGGTGTCTTAAGAGGTTTAAGAAACACAGTACAAGGTCAGTTCCCTCATTTAATTGTGTCACATCAGAAGGACGTAATAAAACAAATATACAATGAAAATGAGGATCATCTATATCCATTCCAGAGTTCAACTAGAAGCAGTGCAGTGGAGTTGGACAAAGCATTGGCATCAGTTGGGTCCTTGATTCAAATGGCAGATACTGATGAACCACTGCCAGACATATGTGTGGAGCAGAATTATCTAGATGATGTTAGTCTTAAGAGTGAATCTAGTATAGATTCCTCTCCACTACCATCTACTAGAAATTCTATCTTTGATAATATACCTGCCACTGATGCATCATTAAAATGGTTCCCTCATTCTTATCCAAATCTACACAATAAGCGGCAAAAGACTTCAACAAATACTGGAAGAGAAGAACTGGTGCAagaatttcattacatacaacacAACAGTCTCAAGCATAGTGATGATGATGTTCTTAATGTGAGTTCTACGGTAAGCTGCATAAGtgtggatgatgatgatgctgacaTATGTATTCTTGATGATGTCAGCAACTTTGCCCACCCACTTGCACCAACAGTGATTATAAAAAATCAGACAATGTTAGAGCAATCTGGATATATTCAGACATATCAGCCTAGGTTGGGAGGGACAAGGCTCAAGGCAGATGATGAGAGATTAACTCTTTGGCTAGAATTGCAG GATCTTTCTCAGCAAAGATCTGAGGCTATTCTTCCTGATGAGGGAATGATGTCAGTTTCTCTATTGAGACACCAG CGTATAGCTTTATTTTGGATGGTACAAAAGGAAACGGCCAGTCCACACTGCAGTGGTGGAATACTTGCAGATGATCAG GGACTAGGTAAAACAATATCTACGATAGCACTAATCCTGATGGAGAGATCTCCATCACACCAACCGTTGTCTTGCATGGGTAAACAAGATAGACCGGAGTCTTTACatttggatgatgatgatgactgtgGTGATTTCTCCGAGATTAGTGGAGTAAAGAAGCCCCAGATTTCTGGTCTTATGGTGGACAGTGGATCCAAGAAAAGGGAGTACCCTGTGATGGCTGTACCGAGTAGGCCTGCAGCAGGAACTTTGATTGTTTGCCCTACAAGTGTACTTCGACAATGGGCTGAGGAACTGAAAACTAGAGTTACTAGCAGTGCTAATCTGTCATTTTTAGTGTATCATGGTAATAACAGAACGAAGGACCCCCATGAGCTCAGAAAATATGATGTTGTATTGACAACATATGCAATTGTAAGCATGGAAGTCCCCAAGCAACCACTTGTTGGTGAAGATGATGAGAAAAGAAAACATGATAGTCTCATCAGACATATGGCTGATAAAAAAAGGAAGGGTTCTCCAAGCTCCTTGAAAAAATGCATGAAAAATGGAATTGAAACACAGAGTGCATTGCTCAAGTCGTCTGTTCGACCTCTTGCTAGAGTTTGGTGGTTCAGGGTAATTCTGGATGAAGCTCAAAGCATTAAGAATCACAGGACTCAAGTTGCAAGGGCATGTTGGGGTCTGCGGGCTAAGAGAAGGTGGTGCTTGTCTGGGACTCCCATACAGAATGCAGTTGATGACCTCTATAGCTATTTCAGATTTCTCGGATATCAGCCATATGCTGATTATGGATCTTTTTGTTCCATGATAAAGAATACAATAAGCCGGAATCCAAAAAATGGTTACAAAAAGCTTCAAGCTGTTTTGAAGACTATAATGCTACGCCGTACTAAAG GCACTATGATTAATGGTGAGCCTATTATTACCCTGCCGCCAAAGATTGTCACTTTGAAGAAGGTGGACTTCTCGGAAGGGGAACGTGCTTTCTACACTAATCTAGAAGCTGAATCTCGAGAGCAGTTTAAG GTTTATGCAAATGAAGGGACTGTCAAGGAGAACTATGTGAATATTTTGTTGATGCTCCTACGTCTTAGGCAGGCTTGTGATCATCGCCTTTTGGTAAATGGATGTAGTTCTAATTCTGTCAAGAGCTCTTCCATAGAAATGGTTAAGAAACTTCCTGAAGGGAAACAGAATCATCTTTTGAGTTGCTTGGAAGCTGGCTTAGCTATTTGTACCATCTGTAAT GATCCACCTGAGGATGCAGTGGTTACAGTCTGTGGACATGTTTTCTGTAATCAATGTATTTGTGAGCATCTTGATGGGGATGACAACATCTGCCCTTCAGCTGACTGCAAAGTTCGATTAAATGTTTCTTCAGTATTTTCCAAAATTACATTG TTTCACAGAGATGTTCTGTGCATACAAATGATGGAAAAAACTTTGATCTAA